The Xanthomonas sp. DAR 34887 genome has a segment encoding these proteins:
- a CDS encoding nucleoside permease, whose product MTHTMSRLGAMMFLQFFIWGAWFVTLGTYLVQGPLHASASQVATAFLSQSIGAIVAPFLVGLIADRYFAAQRILGVLHLAGAVLMWLASTATSFGMFSACVMAYMLLFMPTLALANSVAMRHMQSPEKQFPPVRVAGSVGWIVAGVLIGWLGWEQAHRLELTFRMAALASLALGLYAFTLPHTPPLARQRDAGLGQVLGLDSLRLLKSRSYLVFFLASIAICIPLAFYYNFTNPYLNDLGVRGAAGLQSLGQVSEVLLMLAMPFLFVRLGVKTMLAVGMAAWVLRYALFAFGDAGGGFSLLVIGIVLHGICYDFFFVTGQIYTDAHAGPAARSSAQGFITLATYGVGMLIGTFLSGAVVEHYTTAAGPDWQQIWLFPAGVALVVLIAFLLLFRDRPAVAASPSSP is encoded by the coding sequence ATGACGCACACCATGTCGCGCTTGGGCGCGATGATGTTTCTGCAGTTCTTCATCTGGGGGGCATGGTTCGTGACCCTGGGCACGTACCTGGTGCAGGGTCCCCTGCACGCCAGCGCGAGCCAGGTGGCCACGGCCTTCCTCAGCCAGTCCATCGGCGCCATCGTGGCGCCGTTCCTGGTCGGCCTGATCGCCGATCGCTACTTCGCGGCGCAACGCATCCTCGGGGTACTGCACCTCGCCGGCGCCGTGCTCATGTGGCTGGCGTCGACGGCGACCAGCTTCGGCATGTTCTCCGCCTGCGTCATGGCCTACATGCTGCTGTTCATGCCGACGCTGGCGCTGGCCAACAGTGTGGCGATGCGGCACATGCAATCGCCTGAAAAGCAGTTTCCGCCGGTGCGCGTGGCCGGCAGCGTCGGCTGGATCGTGGCCGGCGTGCTGATCGGCTGGCTGGGCTGGGAACAGGCGCACCGGCTCGAGCTGACCTTCCGGATGGCGGCGCTGGCGTCGCTGGCCCTGGGCCTGTATGCCTTCACCCTGCCGCACACGCCGCCGCTGGCGCGACAGCGCGACGCCGGACTGGGACAGGTGCTGGGACTGGACTCGCTGCGGCTGCTGAAGTCGCGCTCCTACCTGGTGTTCTTCCTGGCCTCCATCGCCATCTGCATCCCGCTGGCGTTCTACTACAACTTCACCAACCCGTATCTCAACGATCTGGGCGTGCGCGGCGCGGCCGGCCTGCAATCGCTGGGCCAGGTGTCCGAAGTGCTGCTGATGCTGGCCATGCCGTTCCTGTTCGTGCGCCTTGGCGTCAAGACGATGCTGGCCGTGGGCATGGCCGCGTGGGTGCTGCGCTATGCCCTGTTCGCCTTCGGCGATGCGGGCGGCGGCTTCTCCCTGCTGGTGATCGGTATCGTGCTGCACGGCATCTGCTACGACTTCTTCTTCGTCACCGGCCAGATCTACACCGATGCGCATGCCGGCCCCGCCGCGCGCAGCAGCGCGCAGGGCTTCATCACCCTGGCCACGTACGGTGTGGGCATGTTGATCGGCACCTTCCTGTCCGGCGCCGTCGTGGAGCACTACACCACGGCGGCGGGCCCGGACTGGCAGCAGATCTGGCTGTTTCCGGCAGGCGTGGCGCTGGTCGTGCTGATCGCCTTCCTGTTGCTGTTCCGCGACCGGCCGGCAGTCGCGGCTTCGCCCTCCTCGCCCTGA
- a CDS encoding sugar phosphate isomerase/epimerase family protein yields the protein MKTLKGPALFLAQFIGDTPPFDRLDTLAAWAAGLGYRGVQVPTSTPHLFDLAQAAQSQAYCDDLAGMLAGHGLQITELSTHLQGQLVAVHPAYDQLFDGFAPPDKRGDPAARQAWAVQQLLLAAKASQRLGLTAHATFSGALAWPYFYPWPQRPPGLVDEAFAELGRRWRPILDAFDACGVDLCFEIHPGEDLHDGATFERFLEVVDHHPRARILYDPSHLLLQQMDYLGFIDRYHARIGIFHVKDAEYRASARSGVYGGYQDWIDRPGRFRSLGDGQIDFKAIFSKFAQYDFPGWAVLEWECCLKHPEDGAREGAAFIREHIIRVTERAFDDFADSGADAQSLRRMLGT from the coding sequence TTGAAGACGCTCAAGGGTCCGGCGCTGTTCCTGGCGCAGTTCATCGGCGACACACCTCCCTTCGATCGCCTGGACACGCTGGCCGCGTGGGCCGCGGGTCTGGGATACCGCGGCGTACAAGTGCCGACCAGCACGCCGCACCTGTTCGACCTGGCCCAGGCCGCGCAGAGCCAGGCGTACTGCGACGACCTCGCCGGCATGCTGGCCGGACACGGCCTGCAGATCACCGAGCTGTCCACCCACCTGCAGGGGCAACTGGTCGCCGTCCACCCCGCTTACGACCAGTTGTTCGACGGATTCGCGCCGCCGGACAAGCGCGGCGATCCCGCCGCCCGCCAGGCCTGGGCGGTGCAGCAGTTGCTGTTGGCCGCCAAGGCGAGCCAGCGCCTCGGGTTGACCGCACATGCCACGTTCTCCGGCGCACTGGCCTGGCCTTACTTCTATCCCTGGCCGCAACGCCCCCCTGGGCTGGTGGACGAAGCCTTCGCCGAACTCGGCCGCCGCTGGCGCCCCATCCTGGATGCCTTCGATGCCTGCGGCGTGGACCTGTGCTTCGAGATCCACCCCGGCGAGGACCTGCACGACGGCGCGACCTTCGAGCGCTTCCTCGAGGTGGTCGACCACCATCCGCGCGCCAGGATCCTGTACGACCCCAGCCACCTGCTGCTGCAGCAGATGGATTACCTGGGCTTCATCGACCGGTATCACGCGCGCATCGGCATCTTCCACGTCAAGGACGCGGAGTATCGCGCCAGCGCGCGCAGCGGCGTCTACGGCGGTTACCAGGACTGGATCGATCGCCCGGGACGGTTCCGTTCGCTCGGCGATGGCCAGATCGACTTCAAGGCGATCTTCTCGAAGTTCGCGCAATACGATTTTCCGGGCTGGGCGGTGCTGGAATGGGAGTGCTGCCTGAAGCATCCGGAAGACGGCGCACGCGAGGGGGCCGCGTTCATCCGCGAGCACATCATCCGCGTGACCGAACGCGCCTTCGACGACTTCGCCGACAGCGGCGCCGATGCGCAATCGCTGCGCCGCATGCTGGGGACCTGA
- a CDS encoding LacI family DNA-binding transcriptional regulator — MATIYDIAKHVGVSAGTVSRALSRPDKVLPATRTRIEQAAAALGYVPNTVARTLKTQRSGKILVTVPDIANPFFAQILQGAEEAAQAVGYAVLLGDTQNQPDREERYAQMLRRNEADGLIVLGHRLPPTAREIVKQRGAAAPVVNGCEFDPALGIPSVHIDNAAAARAVMEHLYGLGHERIAVVGGPPDNPLHQQRLEGVRACGKARGRLRNLTIVPGDFSVESGHAAAMELLARAPMPSAIFCFSDQMALGALAACRDLGICVPDQLSIVGFDDLASSSYLTPPLTTIRQPMREIGVRAVKLLLAIIEHVDVPLQQTLDFSLMLRGSTGAPKR, encoded by the coding sequence ATGGCCACCATTTACGACATCGCAAAGCACGTCGGCGTCTCCGCCGGCACGGTGTCGCGTGCGCTTTCCCGGCCGGACAAAGTCTTGCCGGCCACGCGCACGCGCATCGAGCAGGCCGCCGCGGCGCTGGGCTATGTCCCCAACACGGTCGCCAGGACGCTCAAGACCCAGCGCAGCGGCAAGATCCTGGTCACCGTCCCGGATATCGCCAATCCCTTCTTCGCGCAGATCCTGCAGGGCGCGGAGGAAGCGGCGCAGGCCGTCGGCTACGCCGTGCTGCTCGGCGATACCCAGAACCAGCCCGACCGCGAGGAGCGCTACGCGCAGATGCTCCGTCGCAACGAGGCGGACGGCCTGATCGTACTGGGGCACCGGCTGCCGCCGACGGCGCGCGAGATCGTCAAGCAACGCGGCGCCGCCGCGCCGGTGGTCAACGGCTGCGAGTTCGACCCGGCGCTGGGCATCCCCAGCGTCCACATCGACAACGCGGCCGCCGCGCGCGCGGTGATGGAACACCTGTACGGGCTGGGGCACGAGCGGATCGCCGTGGTGGGCGGCCCACCCGACAATCCGCTGCACCAGCAGCGACTGGAAGGGGTCAGGGCTTGCGGCAAGGCGCGCGGCCGCCTGCGCAATCTGACCATCGTGCCGGGCGACTTCTCCGTCGAATCGGGCCATGCGGCCGCGATGGAGTTATTGGCCCGCGCGCCCATGCCGAGCGCGATCTTCTGCTTCAGCGACCAGATGGCGCTGGGCGCCCTGGCGGCCTGCCGGGACCTGGGCATCTGCGTGCCGGACCAGCTGTCCATCGTCGGCTTCGACGACCTGGCGTCGTCCAGTTACCTCACGCCGCCATTGACCACCATCCGGCAACCCATGCGCGAGATCGGTGTCCGCGCGGTCAAGCTGCTGCTTGCGATCATCGAACATGTGGACGTGCCGCTTCAGCAGACGCTGGATTTCAGCTTGATGTTGCGCGGGTCGACCGGTGCGCCGAAGCGGTAG
- a CDS encoding TetR/AcrR family transcriptional regulator — protein sequence MKVRTEARREAIVEAATKLFQELGYERASMNELAKRLGGSKATLYGYFASKEELFTAVVRAAATAHLSDAIRRLQSPKAGETDLHSMLLQFGECMLQVVSNDALAIAVYRMVVAEAGRSEVGQLFYQAGPSESVVAVAAVLEAAMARGELRTSDPTIAALHFLALLTAEVDVRIYQRDPPPLAPALVRKMAQRAVEQFLLGAAPRQTTGTDPRAAGKPAVRKRGRSR from the coding sequence ATGAAGGTTCGGACCGAGGCCCGACGCGAGGCCATCGTCGAGGCGGCGACGAAGCTGTTCCAGGAACTTGGCTACGAGCGCGCCTCGATGAACGAACTGGCGAAACGGCTGGGCGGCTCCAAGGCCACCTTGTACGGCTATTTCGCGTCCAAGGAGGAACTGTTCACTGCCGTGGTCCGCGCCGCGGCGACCGCACATCTGTCCGACGCGATCCGGCGCCTGCAATCGCCCAAGGCCGGCGAGACCGACCTGCATTCGATGCTGCTGCAGTTCGGCGAATGCATGCTGCAGGTGGTGAGCAACGATGCGCTCGCCATCGCGGTCTATCGCATGGTGGTGGCCGAGGCCGGCCGCTCCGAGGTCGGGCAGCTGTTCTACCAGGCCGGTCCCAGCGAATCGGTGGTGGCGGTGGCCGCGGTGCTGGAAGCGGCCATGGCGCGCGGCGAACTGCGCACCAGCGACCCCACCATCGCCGCCCTGCACTTCCTGGCGCTGCTGACCGCGGAAGTGGACGTGCGCATCTACCAGCGCGATCCGCCGCCGCTGGCGCCAGCGCTGGTGCGCAAGATGGCGCAACGCGCGGTCGAGCAATTCCTGCTCGGCGCCGCGCCGCGACAGACGACCGGCACGGACCCGCGCGCAGCAGGCAAGCCGGCGGTGCGCAAGCGCGGACGTTCCCGATAG
- a CDS encoding alpha/beta hydrolase family protein, which translates to MGNAQAQVDLAPFLMKEQVGELQLSPTGEFYAATVPLADRTALAVMRRSDNKIVGSFSMEKNTHVSGFRWVNDTRVLFSMAQKMGERDEPWGTGELFAINADGGAAELLVGQRVTGNGPGTLIQTKKVEKVIADWVGPLPGDDRNVIIQARPFSVTQDPYSRAEVLDVYSGRRRLLTGSPKVRGADFYSDEQGKVRFAWGADADRANKLFYRDAQGGDWRLINDENLSHHTEWPIGFSEDGRTAYLEVQQDKGSDAIVAWNVDSNERKEVARDALADPYQIIRRHGTRIPVGIQILADKPRSLFFDPASPEAKTQRSLEAAFPGQAVYVTSSTRDGRLNLVQVQSGRNPGEYYLFDTVAKKADFAFASRAALQPPKLAEVRPIALQARDGLPLHGFVTLPAAAASGKVPMVVMPHGGPFGVFDSGLFDQDAQILASAGYAVLQVNYRGSGNYGRAFHQAGGGQWGGAMQDDVTDATRWAIAQGIADPARICMYGASYGAYASLMGVAKEPTLYRCAAGYVGVYDLPMLYVRGDTQERDSGKTFLREWVGSGAELAAVSPVNLADKIKVPVFLAAGGEDERAPIQHSKKMEAALKKAGVPVETLYEPTEGHGFYTEEHRREFYTRLLAFLSRSLGGAQAAPAPAR; encoded by the coding sequence ATGGGGAACGCGCAGGCGCAGGTGGACCTGGCGCCGTTCCTGATGAAGGAACAGGTCGGCGAGCTGCAGCTGTCGCCGACCGGCGAGTTTTACGCGGCCACCGTGCCGCTGGCGGACCGCACCGCGCTGGCGGTGATGCGCCGCTCCGACAACAAGATCGTCGGCAGTTTCTCGATGGAGAAGAACACCCATGTCTCCGGCTTCCGATGGGTCAACGACACGCGCGTGTTGTTCAGCATGGCCCAGAAAATGGGTGAGCGGGATGAGCCGTGGGGGACTGGGGAACTGTTCGCGATCAATGCGGACGGCGGTGCGGCGGAACTGCTGGTGGGCCAGCGCGTCACCGGCAATGGGCCGGGTACGCTGATCCAGACCAAGAAGGTAGAGAAGGTCATCGCCGATTGGGTCGGCCCGCTGCCCGGCGACGACCGCAACGTCATCATCCAGGCGCGACCGTTCAGCGTCACCCAGGATCCGTACAGCCGCGCCGAAGTTCTCGACGTTTACAGCGGTCGCCGTCGTCTCCTGACCGGTTCGCCGAAGGTGCGCGGCGCCGATTTCTACAGCGACGAGCAAGGCAAGGTGCGTTTTGCCTGGGGCGCCGATGCCGATAGAGCCAACAAGCTGTTCTACCGAGACGCGCAAGGCGGCGACTGGCGGCTGATCAACGACGAGAACCTCAGCCATCACACCGAGTGGCCGATCGGCTTTTCCGAAGATGGGCGCACCGCGTATTTGGAGGTCCAGCAGGACAAGGGCAGCGACGCGATCGTGGCCTGGAATGTGGACAGCAACGAGCGCAAGGAAGTGGCGCGCGATGCCCTGGCCGATCCGTACCAGATTATTCGTCGCCACGGCACCCGTATACCGGTGGGAATCCAGATACTGGCCGACAAGCCGCGTAGCCTGTTTTTCGACCCGGCCTCGCCCGAGGCCAAGACCCAGCGCTCGCTGGAGGCGGCGTTTCCGGGCCAGGCGGTCTACGTGACCTCCAGCACCCGCGATGGCCGGCTCAACCTGGTGCAGGTGCAGTCCGGGCGCAATCCCGGCGAGTACTACCTGTTCGATACCGTGGCGAAGAAGGCGGATTTCGCATTCGCCAGTCGTGCCGCGTTGCAGCCGCCGAAGCTGGCCGAGGTACGGCCGATCGCGCTGCAGGCACGCGACGGTCTTCCGTTGCACGGCTTCGTGACCCTGCCTGCGGCGGCCGCATCGGGCAAGGTGCCGATGGTGGTGATGCCGCACGGCGGCCCGTTCGGCGTGTTCGACAGCGGTCTGTTCGATCAGGATGCGCAGATCCTGGCCAGCGCCGGTTACGCGGTGCTGCAGGTCAACTACCGCGGTTCGGGCAACTACGGACGCGCTTTCCACCAGGCCGGTGGTGGGCAATGGGGCGGCGCGATGCAGGACGACGTGACCGACGCCACGCGTTGGGCGATCGCCCAGGGCATCGCCGATCCCGCGCGCATCTGCATGTATGGCGCCAGCTACGGTGCCTATGCGTCGCTGATGGGCGTGGCCAAGGAGCCGACGCTGTACCGCTGCGCGGCCGGCTACGTCGGCGTCTACGATTTGCCGATGCTGTACGTCAGAGGCGACACCCAGGAGCGGGACTCCGGCAAGACGTTTCTGCGCGAATGGGTGGGATCGGGCGCCGAACTAGCGGCGGTGTCGCCGGTCAATCTCGCCGACAAGATCAAGGTGCCGGTGTTCCTGGCGGCCGGCGGCGAGGACGAGCGCGCGCCGATCCAGCATTCGAAGAAGATGGAGGCGGCGCTGAAGAAGGCCGGCGTGCCGGTGGAGACGCTGTATGAGCCGACCGAGGGGCATGGCTTTTACACCGAAGAACACCGCCGTGAGTTCTACACCAGGCTGCTGGCGTTCCTGAGCCGCTCGCTGGGCGGCGCGCAGGCTGCGCCGGCGCCGGCGCGCTAG
- a CDS encoding peptide MFS transporter yields the protein MSATALPVRDVRDDFLGHPKGVYVCFFTEMWERFSFYGMKALLLLYLTKYHLFGDKAGLDLLGAYGGLVYCVPVIGGLLADRWLGMRKAVVFGGILLVLGHVGMAFEGHAATRIHGEVVRDTASLGVTYLSLALIIMGVGFLKPNISTIVGKLYAQDDPRRDSGFSLFYAGINLGALFASLVCGFLGEAYGWRYGFGAAGVGMLLGLGMFLWGQKYLHGHAEPAQPALLRQRVAGLPREWAIYLVAVLGVLPVAWLMWAAANGAFSLGGEISLALLLMLVVLGGVLLWFAWFTGTQCTPVQRQQMIALMVLIAMALVYFTLYEQTYGSWVTFTDRLMTKDIVPSLVIRDGTPLPWSIASLLLAPLGFVAAASLSDRTPESAAPRLLFIAVSVLMLLLLVRDCLVLPQTAGSLTYLGALFLVLLAPLFAALWAWLERRGLEPSKPSKSAMGLLLAGVSFVPLALAAQQVGASGQMASVWWLVLAYLILEAGEMCLSPVGLSAVTQLAVPRVVSLMMGTWFLATAFSEALAALFGKLAAIDVPEGEAMNIADAAAKYAHLFWLMLWIGVGCAVLAFVAAPLLRRMMHGVR from the coding sequence GTGTCCGCCACCGCCCTCCCCGTCCGCGACGTGCGCGACGATTTCCTCGGCCACCCCAAAGGCGTCTACGTCTGCTTCTTCACCGAGATGTGGGAGCGCTTCTCCTTCTACGGGATGAAGGCGCTGCTGCTGCTGTACCTGACCAAGTACCACCTGTTCGGCGACAAGGCCGGGCTCGATCTGCTCGGCGCCTACGGCGGATTGGTGTACTGCGTGCCGGTGATCGGCGGCCTGCTCGCCGACCGCTGGCTGGGCATGCGCAAGGCGGTGGTGTTCGGCGGCATCCTGCTGGTGCTCGGCCATGTCGGCATGGCCTTCGAAGGCCACGCCGCCACGCGGATCCATGGCGAAGTGGTGCGCGACACCGCGTCGCTGGGCGTGACCTACCTGTCGCTGGCGCTGATCATCATGGGCGTGGGCTTCCTCAAGCCGAACATCTCCACCATCGTCGGCAAGCTGTATGCGCAGGACGATCCGCGCCGCGACTCCGGCTTCTCGCTGTTCTACGCCGGCATCAACCTCGGCGCGCTGTTCGCCTCGCTGGTGTGCGGCTTCCTCGGCGAAGCCTACGGCTGGCGCTACGGTTTCGGCGCCGCCGGGGTCGGCATGCTGCTGGGCCTGGGTATGTTCCTGTGGGGCCAGAAATACCTGCACGGCCATGCCGAGCCGGCGCAACCGGCGCTGCTGCGCCAACGCGTGGCCGGGCTGCCGCGCGAATGGGCGATCTATCTGGTTGCGGTACTCGGCGTGCTGCCGGTGGCCTGGCTGATGTGGGCCGCGGCCAACGGCGCCTTCAGCCTGGGCGGCGAGATCTCGCTGGCCTTGCTGCTGATGCTGGTGGTGCTCGGCGGCGTGCTGCTGTGGTTCGCCTGGTTCACCGGCACCCAGTGCACGCCGGTGCAGCGCCAGCAGATGATCGCGCTGATGGTGCTGATCGCGATGGCGCTGGTGTACTTCACCCTGTACGAGCAGACCTACGGGTCCTGGGTCACCTTCACCGACCGGCTGATGACCAAGGACATCGTGCCGTCGCTGGTGATACGCGACGGTACGCCGCTGCCGTGGTCGATCGCCTCGTTGCTGTTGGCGCCGCTGGGCTTCGTCGCCGCGGCGTCGCTGTCCGACCGCACCCCGGAATCGGCCGCGCCGCGCCTGCTGTTCATCGCGGTCAGCGTGCTGATGCTGCTGCTCCTGGTGCGCGACTGCCTGGTGCTGCCGCAGACCGCCGGTTCGCTGACCTACCTGGGCGCGCTGTTCCTGGTGCTGCTGGCGCCGCTGTTCGCCGCACTGTGGGCATGGCTGGAACGGCGCGGCCTGGAGCCGTCCAAGCCGTCCAAGTCGGCCATGGGCCTGTTGTTGGCCGGGGTGTCGTTCGTGCCGCTGGCGCTGGCCGCGCAGCAGGTCGGCGCCAGCGGGCAAATGGCCAGCGTGTGGTGGCTGGTGCTGGCCTACCTGATACTGGAAGCGGGCGAGATGTGCCTGTCGCCGGTCGGCCTGTCGGCGGTGACCCAGCTCGCGGTGCCGCGTGTGGTCAGCCTGATGATGGGCACCTGGTTCCTGGCCACGGCGTTCTCCGAAGCACTGGCCGCGCTGTTCGGCAAACTCGCCGCGATCGACGTGCCGGAGGGCGAAGCGATGAACATCGCCGACGCCGCGGCCAAGTACGCGCACCTGTTCTGGCTGATGCTGTGGATCGGCGTGGGCTGCGCGGTGCTGGCCTTCGTGGCCGCGCCGCTGCTGCGGCGGATGATGCACGGAGTGCGCTGA
- a CDS encoding OPT family oligopeptide transporter: MNNAAAPRQLTFRAVVLAIVLAVVLSAANAYLGLFAGLTIATAIPAAVVSMGVLRLLGGGTILENNIVQTGASAGSSIAAGVIFTIPALVIMGYWPDFKYWWVLGIAGMGGLLGVLFSVPLRRSMIVEDPLPFPEGKAAAEVLKAGENPGPGLKILALSATIGGLVKLAAASGLKVIPDTWAQATYLGSSKLVGYVGTNLSPALLGVGYIVGLNVGIVVLSGSILSWHIAIPLYQQFFMNSDPALAQSLATAPAAEAAFGIWAAKVRYLGVGAMLIGGVWTLFSLRKSLLSGVKSGFAAARKSTAGTVVAETDRDLPMKWMLVALLLCTLPLLGLYQAIVGQWHVSVPMTLIMIVAGFLFVSVSGYLAGLIGSSNNPVSGITISTILFASAVLVLLLGRDSPIGAVAAIMIGAVVCCAAAVGGDNLQDLKAGYLVGATPWKQQLMLAIGAFSCALIMAPVLNLLAQAYGIGAATPAHPNSLAAPQATLMASVAKGLFGGELPWTMIAIGAGVGAAIIALDEWLKRTGKRFRVPVLAAAIGIYLPLELMVPIFLGGLITYLVERFHKIRADDEEGRDRVHRPGTLFAAGLITGEALMGIAIAVPIVVSGRADVLALPEAFHLNQWYGLVLLAFVGWLLYRTGKKGEPTAPLPPSA; the protein is encoded by the coding sequence ATGAACAACGCTGCTGCGCCGCGTCAGCTCACCTTCCGCGCGGTCGTGCTGGCGATCGTGCTGGCCGTCGTGCTGTCGGCCGCCAACGCCTACCTGGGGCTGTTCGCCGGCCTGACCATCGCCACCGCGATTCCGGCGGCGGTGGTGTCGATGGGCGTGCTGCGCCTGCTCGGCGGCGGCACCATCCTGGAGAACAACATCGTGCAGACCGGCGCCTCGGCCGGTTCGTCGATCGCGGCGGGGGTGATCTTCACCATCCCGGCGCTGGTGATCATGGGCTACTGGCCGGACTTCAAGTACTGGTGGGTGCTCGGTATCGCCGGCATGGGCGGCCTGCTCGGGGTGCTGTTCTCGGTGCCGCTGCGGCGCTCGATGATCGTCGAGGACCCGCTGCCGTTCCCCGAGGGCAAGGCCGCGGCCGAAGTGCTCAAGGCCGGCGAGAATCCCGGGCCGGGCCTGAAGATCCTGGCGCTGTCGGCGACCATCGGCGGGTTGGTCAAGCTGGCCGCGGCCAGCGGTCTGAAAGTGATTCCCGACACCTGGGCGCAGGCCACCTACCTGGGCAGCAGCAAGCTGGTCGGCTACGTCGGCACCAACCTGTCGCCGGCGCTGCTGGGCGTGGGCTACATCGTCGGGCTCAACGTCGGCATCGTGGTGCTGTCCGGCTCGATCCTGTCCTGGCACATCGCCATTCCGCTGTACCAGCAGTTCTTCATGAACTCCGATCCGGCGCTGGCGCAGAGCCTGGCCACCGCGCCGGCAGCCGAGGCCGCGTTCGGCATCTGGGCGGCCAAGGTGCGCTACCTGGGCGTGGGCGCGATGCTGATCGGCGGCGTGTGGACGCTGTTCTCGCTGCGCAAGTCGCTGCTGTCCGGGGTCAAGAGCGGCTTCGCCGCGGCGCGCAAGAGCACTGCCGGCACCGTGGTGGCCGAAACCGACCGCGACCTGCCGATGAAGTGGATGCTGGTCGCGCTGCTGCTGTGCACGCTGCCGCTGCTGGGCCTGTACCAGGCGATCGTGGGGCAGTGGCATGTCAGTGTGCCGATGACCTTGATCATGATCGTCGCCGGCTTCCTGTTCGTGTCGGTGTCCGGCTATCTGGCCGGGTTGATCGGGTCGTCGAACAATCCGGTCTCGGGCATCACCATCTCCACCATCCTGTTCGCGTCGGCGGTGCTGGTGCTGCTGCTCGGGCGCGACTCGCCGATCGGCGCGGTCGCCGCGATCATGATCGGCGCAGTGGTGTGCTGCGCTGCAGCGGTGGGTGGCGACAACCTGCAGGATCTGAAGGCGGGCTACCTGGTCGGCGCCACGCCTTGGAAGCAGCAGCTGATGCTGGCCATCGGCGCGTTCTCCTGCGCCTTGATCATGGCGCCGGTGCTGAACCTGCTTGCCCAAGCCTACGGCATCGGCGCGGCGACGCCGGCGCATCCGAACTCGCTGGCCGCGCCGCAGGCGACGCTGATGGCGTCGGTGGCCAAGGGCCTGTTCGGCGGCGAACTGCCGTGGACGATGATCGCGATCGGCGCCGGCGTCGGTGCGGCGATCATCGCCCTGGACGAGTGGCTCAAGCGCACCGGCAAGCGGTTCCGCGTGCCGGTGCTGGCCGCGGCGATCGGCATCTACCTGCCGCTGGAACTGATGGTGCCGATCTTCCTCGGCGGCCTGATCACCTACCTGGTCGAGCGCTTCCACAAGATCCGCGCCGACGACGAGGAAGGCCGCGACCGCGTGCACCGTCCGGGCACGCTGTTCGCCGCCGGCCTGATCACCGGCGAGGCGCTGATGGGCATCGCCATCGCGGTGCCGATCGTGGTCTCCGGTCGCGCCGACGTGCTCGCGCTGCCCGAAGCGTTCCATCTGAACCAGTGGTACGGCCTGGTGCTGCTCGCCTTCGTCGGCTGGCTGCTGTACCGCACCGGCAAGAAGGGCGAGCCGACCGCGCCGCTGCCGCCGTCGGCGTAA